A single region of the Coregonus clupeaformis isolate EN_2021a chromosome 16, ASM2061545v1, whole genome shotgun sequence genome encodes:
- the LOC121583946 gene encoding extracellular matrix organizing protein FRAS1-like isoform X1, whose translation MHSPSRKDFVSLTFTGSGNYNSKQWKRQSCWRVSSEGSPDTLSDAQTFTIGVMPELPGFPQPAPSCDLQITALEDHVTVLTSTALSFVDSETPSEKLVYNITKPLPQGQGSVEHRDRAYNPVSFFTQADVNQGRILYRPPQAPSHLQELYQFSFTALMHLY comes from the exons ATGCACTCACCATCAAGGAAGGACTTTGTGTCTTTAACCTTCACTGGAAGTGGCAACTATAACAGCAAACAGTGGAAAAGACAGTCCTGCTGGAGG gtGTCCAGTGAGGGTTCTCCAGACACACTCAGTGATGCTCAGACCTTCACCATCGGAGTGATGCCTGAACTCCCAGGGTTCCCCCAGCCTGCACCCAGCTGTGACCTACAGATAACT gCTCTGGAAGATCACGTGACGGTGCTAACATCCACAGCTTTGTCCTTTGTGGACTCTGAGACACCCAGTGAAAAGCTTGTCTACAACATCACCAAGCCCCTACCTCAAGGACAAG GTTCTGTGGAGCATCGTGACAGAGCCTACAACCCAGTGTCCTTCTTCACCCAAGCTGACGTCAACCAGGGCCGGATCCTGTACCGCCCTCCCCAGGCCCCCTCTCACCTCCAGGAGCTCTACCAATTCTCTTTCACTG ctttgatgcacctgtactga
- the LOC121583946 gene encoding extracellular matrix organizing protein FRAS1-like isoform X2: METVIQIAAQPHPLHHGSHVSSEGSPDTLSDAQTFTIGVMPELPGFPQPAPSCDLQITALEDHVTVLTSTALSFVDSETPSEKLVYNITKPLPQGQGSVEHRDRAYNPVSFFTQADVNQGRILYRPPQAPSHLQELYQFSFTALMHLY, translated from the exons ATGGAAACAGTTATCCAGATTGCAGCGCAACCTCATCCTCTTCACCATGGCTCTCAT gtGTCCAGTGAGGGTTCTCCAGACACACTCAGTGATGCTCAGACCTTCACCATCGGAGTGATGCCTGAACTCCCAGGGTTCCCCCAGCCTGCACCCAGCTGTGACCTACAGATAACT gCTCTGGAAGATCACGTGACGGTGCTAACATCCACAGCTTTGTCCTTTGTGGACTCTGAGACACCCAGTGAAAAGCTTGTCTACAACATCACCAAGCCCCTACCTCAAGGACAAG GTTCTGTGGAGCATCGTGACAGAGCCTACAACCCAGTGTCCTTCTTCACCCAAGCTGACGTCAACCAGGGCCGGATCCTGTACCGCCCTCCCCAGGCCCCCTCTCACCTCCAGGAGCTCTACCAATTCTCTTTCACTG ctttgatgcacctgtactga
- the LOC121565888 gene encoding collagen alpha-1(XI) chain-like — protein MGGPGVEGEKGKMGLTGPPGGQGLKGTQGPLGQTGTDGLKGEQGDIGPHGEWGTPGLPGLPGLFGEKGLKGFAGKSGPAGVRGLPGLPGPPGPPGTSLNLTLAQLKDLMYLSDKPNYLLIQTLLDSLHQDLRLFIDPPDGTKEHPATTCLELWLSQPNFTNGMYYIDPNQGSPADALLVYCDFTAAPKTCLSPLQPQVPVKAWLKDSGTNNSFHWLSSKEKGFQFEYLGPDVVQMRFLRLNSRHTSQNITYSCQPGNRQGPGEREVKFLADTQRQSYLGTLQDCVPSEELHSEAVVSQCSSLRVRT, from the exons ATGGGCGGACCAGGTGTAGAG ggagagaaggggaagatGGGACTAACAGGCCCTCCTGGAGGTCAGGGGTTGAAG GGGACACAAGGCCCTTTGGGACAGACAGGGACGGATGGCCTAAAAGGAGAACAG GGAGACATTGGTCCTCATGGGGAATGGGGGACCCCAGGTCTACCTGGACTGCCT GGTTTGTTTGGAGAAAAG GGTCTAAAAGGATTTGCTGGAAAATCAGGTCCTGCTGGAGTGAGAGGCCTGCCT GGCCTCCCTGGACCTCCTGGCCCCCCTGGAACTTCTCTGAACCTCACTCTGGCACAACTCAAG GACCTCATGTACCTGTCAGACAAGCCCAACTACCTCCTGATCCAGACTCTTCTGGATTCATTGCACCAGGACCTGCGCTTGTTCATAGATCCACCAGACGGCACCAAAGAACACCCGGCTACCACCTGCTTGGAGCTCTGGCTCTCCCAGCCCAACTTCACTAACG GTATGTATTACATTGATCCTAACCAGGGCAGCCCAGCTGATGCCCTTCTGGTGTACTGTGACTTCACTGCAGCACCAAAGACCTGTCTGTCTCCGCTCCAGCCTCAG GTGCCAGTAAAAGCATGGCTGAAGGATTCTGGGACAAATAACTCATTTCATTGGTTGAGTTCAAAGGAAAAAGGCTTTCAG TTTGAGTATCTAGGACCCGACGTGGTGCAAATGAGGTTCCTGAGGTTGAACAGCAGGCACACCAGTCAGAACATCACCTACTCCTGCCAGCCTGGGAACAGACAGGGGCCAGGCGAAAGAGAGGTGAAGTTCCTGgcagacacacaaagacagagtTACCTGGGGACATTACAAGATTGTGTG CCCTCTGAGGAGCTACATTCGGAGGCCGTCGTGAGTCAGTGTTCCAGTTTGAGAGTGAGGACCTAG